The Methanomethylovorans hollandica DSM 15978 genome includes a region encoding these proteins:
- the hisB gene encoding imidazoleglycerol-phosphate dehydratase HisB encodes MRKANISRKTKETDIQIELNLEGNGISDISTGIGFFDHMLHAFSKHGNFDLTIKAEGDLIVDDHHLIEDIGIVLGQAIAQALGNCAGIARFGEARIPMDEALASVALDIGGRSYLILDAAFAAPKVGEFSTQMVKHFFESIVNNAKINMHASVYGDNDHHKIEALFKGFAYALRRAIVVEGEGIKSTKGVL; translated from the coding sequence ATGAGAAAAGCAAATATTTCCCGCAAGACCAAAGAAACCGACATACAAATAGAGCTTAACCTGGAAGGAAATGGTATTTCCGACATTTCCACAGGTATAGGTTTTTTTGATCACATGCTGCATGCATTCTCAAAACATGGTAATTTTGATCTTACGATCAAAGCCGAAGGAGACCTCATCGTAGATGATCACCACCTCATAGAAGACATAGGTATTGTATTGGGACAGGCAATAGCTCAAGCCTTAGGAAACTGTGCAGGTATAGCCCGGTTTGGGGAGGCAAGGATCCCAATGGACGAAGCCCTTGCTTCAGTAGCCCTTGACATTGGAGGGCGTAGCTATCTAATACTGGATGCTGCTTTCGCCGCTCCTAAAGTGGGAGAGTTCAGCACCCAGATGGTTAAACACTTCTTTGAATCCATAGTGAACAATGCTAAGATCAATATGCATGCGAGTGTATACGGGGACAATGACCATCACAAAATAGAGGCACTTTTTAAGGGCTTTGCTTATGCTCTGCGCAGAGCAATAGTTGTGGAAGGCGAGGGGATCAAGAGCACAAAAGGTGTGCTTTGA
- the hisA gene encoding 1-(5-phosphoribosyl)-5-[(5-phosphoribosylamino)methylideneamino]imidazole-4-carboxamide isomerase, translating into MQFEVIPAVDMRGGKCVQLVQGVPGSEMISLDDPIAVALDWIAQGAKTLHLIDLDGALDGTRINAPIIEKIVYEGKNRGVMIQIGGGIRSFEDAAHLLKLGADRVILSTAALREPELVKKLAREFGSEHINVALDSKNGKVAIEGWKKLSEFTAVEMGQKFENLGAGTLLFTNIDNEGLMRGVDATPTAELVKAVNIPVIASGGITTLQDILTIRATGACGVVVGSALYTGKFTYLEALNILKQNKDS; encoded by the coding sequence ATGCAATTTGAAGTTATCCCCGCAGTAGATATGAGAGGCGGCAAATGTGTGCAACTGGTTCAGGGAGTTCCCGGAAGTGAAATGATCTCCCTGGATGATCCGATAGCTGTTGCCTTGGATTGGATAGCCCAAGGAGCAAAGACCCTGCACCTTATAGATCTGGACGGTGCACTGGATGGAACAAGGATCAACGCACCTATTATCGAAAAGATAGTATATGAAGGTAAAAACAGAGGAGTAATGATCCAGATAGGAGGAGGCATACGCTCCTTTGAAGATGCAGCACATCTTCTTAAGCTTGGTGCTGACAGGGTTATATTGAGCACAGCGGCCCTGCGTGAACCAGAACTTGTTAAAAAGCTGGCCCGTGAGTTCGGAAGCGAACACATAAATGTAGCTCTGGATTCAAAGAATGGAAAAGTGGCCATAGAAGGCTGGAAGAAACTTTCTGAATTCACTGCAGTGGAGATGGGACAAAAGTTTGAGAACCTGGGAGCAGGCACTCTGCTTTTTACCAACATTGATAACGAAGGACTCATGCGTGGAGTAGATGCAACACCAACTGCCGAGCTGGTTAAAGCTGTAAACATACCAGTAATAGCTTCAGGAGGCATCACCACCCTCCAGGATATACTCACCATCAGAGCAACCGGTGCATGCGGAGTGGTAGTAGGCAGCGCATTGTACACAGGCAAGTTCACTTACCTAGAAGCTCTTAACATTCTGAAACAGAATAAAGATAGCTGA
- the hisG gene encoding ATP phosphoribosyltransferase, giving the protein MIRIAIPNKGRLHDPTVELLKEAGLPVLEGGTRKLFAKTNDPEITILFARASDIPEYVQDGAADVGVTGLDLISETGAQVEMLLDMGFGRASLVLAVPEESHLNTPQSLEGKRIATEFPNITSRYFKNLGVNVEIVKVSGACELTPHVGIADAIVDISSSGTTLATNHLKMIENVFSSSVYLIANKKTSANNSKIEQISTSIESVIRAKGKRYLMMNVPESSLEAVKQVLPGLAGPTVMKVEASQSILAVHAVIDADLIFSTVNKLKSVGAKDVLVIPIERLMP; this is encoded by the coding sequence ATGATACGTATTGCAATACCCAATAAAGGAAGACTGCACGACCCTACCGTGGAACTGCTAAAGGAAGCAGGTCTGCCAGTGCTTGAAGGGGGAACAAGGAAACTTTTCGCAAAAACTAACGATCCTGAGATCACCATCCTTTTCGCAAGAGCTTCGGACATTCCTGAATATGTACAGGACGGAGCAGCAGATGTCGGTGTTACCGGCCTTGACCTGATAAGTGAAACAGGTGCACAAGTGGAAATGTTACTTGACATGGGTTTTGGACGTGCCAGCCTTGTACTCGCAGTTCCCGAGGAATCGCACCTTAACACACCCCAGAGCCTTGAAGGTAAAAGGATAGCCACAGAATTCCCCAACATCACATCAAGGTATTTCAAGAACCTGGGAGTTAACGTAGAGATCGTCAAGGTCAGCGGTGCCTGCGAACTTACACCACATGTTGGGATTGCAGATGCCATTGTGGATATTTCAAGTTCTGGAACCACACTTGCAACTAACCACTTGAAGATGATAGAGAATGTCTTTTCCTCCTCCGTCTACCTCATCGCTAACAAAAAAACCAGCGCAAATAACTCCAAGATAGAACAGATTAGCACTTCCATAGAAAGCGTAATCAGAGCAAAAGGCAAGCGTTACCTCATGATGAACGTACCAGAATCATCCCTGGAAGCAGTTAAGCAGGTATTGCCTGGCCTTGCAGGGCCCACCGTCATGAAAGTAGAAGCTTCACAGTCCATTCTTGCAGTACATGCTGTAATAGATGCTGACCTAATTTTCTCTACGGTCAACAAGCTAAAATCTGTAGGTGCAAAGGACGTACTGGTGATACCCATCGAAAGACTCATGCCCTGA